A window from Rhizosphaericola mali encodes these proteins:
- a CDS encoding Gfo/Idh/MocA family protein, translating into MSELRFAIIGFGNIGSKHYEHIINNQNARLIAVCDIDERKKGKIHHPNILFFNNLTNMLDIIEIDILCICTPNYLHYEHAILALNRNKHVVIEKPMALKKTDCDSLIALANAKQKQIFTVMQNRFSSTIQFVKELISNNHLGKIYQIHVNCFWNRNEKYYSTSNWRGIKDKDGGVLYTQFSHFVDLLYYLHGDIEIYNYGTIKNYNHAYINIEDSGSFIMTSKKGSIINFNYSTCSFNENMESSFTIIAEFGSLKIGGQYCNTIEYLNLQDKNILYPKLEKISANDYGNYKGSANNHDKVINNVINVLLAKETIMSDALDGMHVVNIIENMYNIVQP; encoded by the coding sequence ATGAGCGAATTAAGATTTGCAATTATAGGCTTCGGAAATATAGGATCCAAGCATTACGAGCACATAATAAATAACCAAAATGCTCGATTAATTGCTGTTTGTGATATAGATGAAAGAAAAAAGGGGAAAATTCACCATCCAAATATTCTATTCTTTAATAATCTAACCAATATGTTAGACATAATAGAAATAGATATTCTATGCATCTGTACTCCCAATTATTTACACTATGAACATGCTATATTAGCATTAAATAGAAATAAACATGTAGTCATAGAAAAACCTATGGCATTAAAAAAAACAGATTGTGATAGTTTAATAGCACTTGCTAACGCGAAACAGAAGCAAATTTTTACCGTAATGCAAAACAGATTTTCAAGTACTATCCAATTTGTAAAAGAATTAATTTCAAATAATCATTTAGGTAAAATATATCAAATTCATGTAAATTGTTTTTGGAATAGAAATGAGAAATATTATAGTACAAGTAATTGGCGTGGAATAAAAGATAAAGATGGAGGCGTCTTATATACGCAATTCAGCCATTTTGTAGACTTACTTTACTATTTGCATGGAGATATTGAAATTTATAACTATGGAACTATAAAAAACTATAATCACGCTTATATAAATATAGAAGACAGTGGATCATTTATAATGACATCAAAAAAAGGAAGTATAATAAATTTTAATTATTCTACTTGTTCATTTAACGAAAATATGGAAAGCAGTTTTACCATTATTGCAGAATTCGGTTCTCTTAAAATAGGAGGCCAATATTGTAATACTATAGAATATTTAAACTTACAAGATAAAAATATTTTATATCCAAAACTTGAAAAAATATCTGCCAATGACTATGGAAATTATAAAGGTAGTGCTAATAATCACGATAAAGTTATTAATAACGTTATAAATGTACTACTAGCGAAAGAAACGATTATGTCCGATGCATTGGACGGAATGCATGTTGTAAATATAATAGAAAACATGTACAATATCGTACAACCATAA
- a CDS encoding glycosyltransferase family 2 protein, which produces MLFDIIIPTYNNLEELKKCLSGLEKQTINDFIVWVCVDGSTDGTQQYLYHASYNFKFSVLEHKDFKNHGRAATRNLALPFLVSDNIAFLDSDLIPYPEFLEAHLKYVTNGFISLGKLNYSDRQNVWTQYAMSRGKGLYEHDTTINYKYLETGNAAMPKLYFSKCGGFDENFKSYGGEDNELAFSIHEKFSYSKTITNHLAITSGTLGKKLLNALEERRSFAETNLPYLIQKHPNNTDVFNYNFLNSSSGKFLFSFLKIISFYKLSSKEKLISKLPFRNKLIHLLVFYFMYEGLHQKK; this is translated from the coding sequence ATGTTATTCGACATTATCATACCAACCTATAACAATCTGGAAGAACTAAAAAAATGTCTTTCTGGGCTTGAAAAACAAACTATAAATGATTTTATAGTGTGGGTATGTGTTGATGGTAGTACGGACGGTACTCAGCAATATCTTTACCATGCTAGTTATAATTTCAAATTTTCTGTATTAGAACATAAAGATTTTAAAAATCATGGACGTGCAGCAACACGTAATTTAGCATTGCCTTTTTTAGTTAGTGACAACATTGCTTTTTTAGATTCTGACTTAATTCCATATCCTGAATTTTTAGAAGCTCATTTGAAATATGTAACAAATGGTTTTATTTCTCTAGGTAAATTAAATTACAGTGATAGGCAAAATGTTTGGACACAATATGCAATGAGTCGTGGCAAAGGATTATATGAACATGATACTACTATTAATTATAAATACTTGGAAACAGGCAATGCAGCGATGCCCAAACTATATTTTTCCAAATGTGGAGGTTTCGATGAAAATTTTAAAAGCTATGGTGGCGAGGATAATGAACTAGCATTTTCTATCCATGAAAAATTTTCCTATAGTAAGACGATCACTAATCATTTAGCTATAACAAGTGGAACACTGGGTAAAAAATTATTGAATGCATTAGAAGAAAGGCGAAGTTTTGCAGAAACCAATCTTCCATATTTGATACAAAAACATCCCAATAATACAGATGTATTTAACTATAATTTTCTAAATTCTAGTTCGGGTAAATTTCTCTTTTCTTTTTTAAAAATTATTTCTTTTTATAAATTATCCTCGAAAGAAAAACTTATATCCAAATTACCTTTTCGAAATAAGCTCATTCATCTTTTAGTTTTTTATTTTATGTACGAAGGGCTACACCAAAAAAAATAG
- a CDS encoding cell division ATP-binding protein FtsE yields the protein MAEQVISVKNTNIYQGANLVLQNVNFTIEAGEFVYLVGKTGTGKSSLLKTLYGELPLKEGDVQVAGFDISTLDWKTVPFLRRKLGVIFQDFNLLTDRNVYENLKFVLRATGWKDKGLMDDKINDVLEKVGLKSKSFKMPFEMSGGEQQRVDIARALLNSPKLILADEPTGNLDPGTSNEIMQLLTSISKDSQTAIVMATHDFMVIENFPSRILKTEKGAIMDSNVAEVVAEKL from the coding sequence ATGGCAGAACAAGTAATATCCGTTAAGAACACTAATATATATCAAGGTGCAAACTTGGTACTACAGAATGTAAATTTTACCATTGAAGCAGGAGAGTTTGTGTATTTGGTGGGAAAAACAGGAACTGGAAAAAGTAGTTTGCTCAAAACTTTATATGGTGAGTTGCCTTTAAAAGAGGGTGACGTACAAGTTGCAGGTTTTGATATTAGTACGTTAGATTGGAAAACAGTTCCTTTTCTACGTAGAAAATTAGGCGTTATTTTTCAGGATTTTAATTTGTTGACAGACCGAAATGTCTATGAAAATTTAAAATTCGTACTTCGTGCGACAGGTTGGAAAGACAAGGGGTTGATGGATGATAAGATCAATGATGTTTTGGAAAAAGTAGGTTTGAAAAGTAAGAGTTTCAAAATGCCTTTTGAAATGTCTGGAGGAGAGCAACAACGTGTGGATATTGCACGTGCATTGTTAAATTCACCAAAATTGATTTTGGCAGATGAACCTACGGGAAATTTGGATCCTGGTACAAGTAATGAAATCATGCAGTTGTTGACGTCTATTAGCAAGGATTCACAAACGGCAATAGTTATGGCAACACATGATTTTATGGTGATTGAAAATTTTCCTTCTCGTATCTTGAAAACAGAAAAAGGAGCTATTATGGATAGCAATGTTGCAGAAGTAGTAGCGGAGAAGTTATAG
- the fabD gene encoding ACP S-malonyltransferase: MSKKAYVFPGQGSQFTGMGQALYDNNAIAKELFEKANEILGFRISDIMFTGTAEDLKQTKVTQPAVFLHSVIAYLTLENPQPDMVAGHSLGEFSALVANKVLTFEDALKLVSIRATAMQKACELQPSTMAAVLALADDKVEEICKEIEKESGEIVVAANYNCPGQLVISGSAKGIEIACEKMKAAGAKRALPLPVGGAFHSPLMNPAKEELAEAIHKATFSTPIAPIYQNVVAKAVTDPQEIKENLIAQLTGAVRWTQSVEAMIQDGATHFVEVGPGKVLQGLVAKINKEVTIEGIN; encoded by the coding sequence ATGAGTAAAAAAGCATACGTATTTCCTGGCCAAGGAAGTCAGTTCACAGGTATGGGACAAGCGTTGTATGACAACAATGCGATTGCAAAAGAGCTATTTGAAAAAGCAAATGAAATTTTAGGTTTTCGTATCAGTGATATCATGTTTACAGGTACTGCTGAGGACTTGAAACAAACTAAGGTTACACAACCTGCGGTGTTTTTACATTCTGTAATTGCTTATTTAACTTTGGAAAATCCACAACCTGACATGGTTGCAGGACATTCTTTGGGTGAATTTTCTGCGTTGGTGGCTAATAAGGTTTTGACTTTTGAAGATGCTTTGAAATTGGTAAGTATCCGTGCAACTGCTATGCAAAAAGCATGTGAATTGCAACCATCAACTATGGCCGCAGTTTTAGCTTTAGCGGATGATAAAGTAGAAGAAATCTGTAAAGAAATAGAAAAAGAATCCGGGGAAATCGTAGTTGCTGCCAACTATAATTGTCCTGGTCAATTGGTCATAAGCGGTAGTGCGAAAGGTATCGAAATAGCTTGTGAAAAAATGAAAGCAGCGGGTGCAAAACGTGCTTTGCCTTTACCAGTGGGCGGTGCATTCCACTCTCCATTGATGAATCCAGCGAAAGAAGAATTGGCTGAAGCCATTCACAAAGCAACATTCTCCACTCCTATCGCACCAATTTATCAAAATGTAGTAGCAAAAGCGGTGACTGATCCACAGGAAATTAAAGAAAATCTTATCGCACAATTGACAGGTGCAGTTAGATGGACACAAAGTGTGGAAGCGATGATTCAAGATGGAGCTACGCATTTCGTAGAAGTAGGTCCTGGAAAAGTATTGCAAGGTTTAGTTGCTAAAATCAATAAAGAAGTTACGATAGAAGGAATTAACTAA